The Syntrophotalea acetylenivorans genome contains the following window.
GTAGGCGGTCTATTAAGTCTGATGTGAAAGCCCGGGCTCAACCCGGGAAGTGCATTGGATACTGGTAGACTTGAGTACGGAGAGGAAGTGGAATTCCGAGTGTAGGAGTGAAATCCGTAGATATTCGGAGGAACACCGGTGGCGAAGGCGGCTTCCTGGACCGATACTGACGCTGAGACGCGAAAGCGTGCAAACAGATACCCTGGTAGTCCACGCCGTAAACGATGGGTACTAGGTGTCGCGGGTATTGACCTGCGGTGCCGAAGCTAACGCATTAAGTACCCCGCCTGGGGAGTACGGCCGCAAGGCTAAAACTCAAAGGAATTGACGGGGCCCCGCACAAGCGGTGGAGCATGTGGTTTAATTCGACGCAACGCGTAGAACCTTACCTGGGTTTGACATCCCGATCGCACTTTCTGGAAACAGTTAGGTCAGTTCGGCTGGATCGGTGACAGGTGCTGCATGGCTGTCGTCAGCTCGTGTCGTGAGATGTTGGGTTAAGTCCCGCAACGAGCGCAACCCTTGTCCTTAGTTGCCATCATTAAGTTGGGCACTCTAGGGAGACTGCCGGTGTTAAACCGGAGGAAGGTGGGGATGACGTCAAGTCCTCATGGCCCTTATATCCAGGGCTACACACGTGCTACAATGGCCGGTACAAAGGGCAGCTATACCGCAAGGTGGAGCGAATCCCAGAAAGCCGGTCTCAGTTCGGATGGAGTCTGCAACTCGACTCCATGAAGTTGGAATCGCTAGTAATCGCGGATCAGCATGCCGCCGGTGAATACGTCCCGGGCCTTGTACACACCGGCCCGTCACACCACGGGAGTTGATTGTACCTGAAATCGGTGGGGCTAACCTTCGGAGGCAGCGCTTATGGTATGATCGGTAACTGGGGTGAAGTCGTAACAAGGTAGCCGTAGGGGAACCTGCGGCTGGATCACCTCCTTTCTAAGGAGCCAACCCGACTGGCAACAGTCGAGGCATCCTAGGTCAGTCGTTCCGGATTTATCCGGTACGAACCTGTAAGATCTATCGAGTCTGCTATTTAGTTTTGAGAGACCAGAGCCTCTCTGTTGAGAGGTTTTTGTTCTTTGAGAAGATTGAACGAAGTGGAAAGTAAGGGGCTAGTAGCTCAGCTGGCTAGAGCACACGACTGATAATCGTGAGGTCGGAGGTTCGAGTCCTCCCTGGCCCACCAGGTTGTTGGGGGTGTAGCTCAGTTGGGAGAGCGCCTGCCTTGCACGCAGGAGGCCATCGGTTCGAACCCGGTCACCTCCACCAAGTTCACAACAATCTTTCGTTCTTTGACAATTGCATAAGACAAATACGATGTACAAGCACTGGCAGCAGCAAGTTGGCTGTCAGATGATGTAAAGGTTATAAATCGTTTCGAAATTAGTATAAGACTTTTTTATGGTCAAGCTACTAAGGGCGTACGGTGGATGCCTTGGCATCGGGAGGCGATGAAGGACGTGGTAAGCTGCGATAAGCTTCGGCGAGCTGCTAAACAAGCTTTGACCCGGAGATTTCCGAATGGGGAAACCCGGCAGGGATCATACCCTGTCATCATGCACTGAATACATAGGTGTATGAGGCGAACGAGGGGAACTGAAACATCTAAGTACCCTCAGGAGAAGAAATCAATTGAGATTCCGTAAGTAGCGGCGAGCGAACGCGGACTAGCCCAAACCGAGGTTACTACGGTGACCTTGGGGTTGTGGGGCCCCGACATGGGATTGACGATAGGTAGCAAAAGGCTCTGGAAAGTGCCGCCATAGTGGGTGAAAGCCCCGTATGCGAAACCTTGACTCACCCTAGGGTGTCCCGAGTACCACGGAACACGTGAAATTCTGTGGGAAGCTGGGAGGACCATCTTCCAAGGCTAAATACTCCCCGATGACCGATAGCGCATAGTACCGTGAGGGAAAGGTGAAAAGAACTCCGTTAAGGAGAGTGAAATAGAACCTGAAACCGTACGCTTACAAGCAGTGGGAGCACTATGATCTTCGGATCAGTGTGACCGCGTGCCTTTTGCATAATGAGTCAGTGAGTTACGCTCAGCAGCGAGGTTAAGCCGTTAGGTGGAGCCGTAGCGAAAGCGAGTCTTAATAGGGCGCTTTAGTTGCTGGGAGTAGACCCGAAACCGAGTGATCTATCCATGGGCAGGGTGAAAGGAAGGTAACACTTCGTGGAGGCCCGAACCCACTTAGGTTGAAAACTGAGGGGATGACCTGTGGATAGGAGTGAAAGGCTAATCAAACTCGGAGATAGCTGGTTCTCCCCGAAATATATTTAGGTATAGCCTCGTACGAATCGTTCCGGAGGTAGAGCACTGAATGGGCTAGGGGTCCTACCAGATTACCAAACCTAATCAAACTCCGAATGCCGGAAACGTCTATACGGGAGTCAGACTGCGGGTGATAAGGTCCGTAGTCAAGAGGGAAACAACCCAGATCGCCATCTAAGGTCCCTAAGTCTGTGCTAAGTGGGAAAGGATGTGGGAATGCCTTGACAACCAGGAGGTTGGCTTAGAAGCAGCCACCCTTTAAAGAAAGCGTAATAGCTCACTGGTCAAGTGGTCCTGCGCCGAAAATGTAACGGGGCTCAAGCACAGCACCGAAGATGCGGATTTGTACCCTAAGGTACAAGTGGTAGGGGAGCATTGTAGCAACCGCTGAAGGTCGATCGTAAGGACGGCTGGAGGAACTACAAGAGATTATGCTGACATGAGTAGCGCAAATGCGGGTGAGAAACCCGCACGCCGAAAACCCAAGGTTTCCTCAGTAAAGGTAATCTGCTGAGGGTTAGTCGGCCCTAAGGCGAGGCCGAAAGGCGTAGTTGATGGGAAACAGGTTAATATTCCTGTACCTCTTGTTACTGCGATGGGGGGACGGAGTAGGGTAGGTCAGCCGGGTGATGGACGTCCCGGTTTAAGCGAGTAGGCGGGAGGAGTAGGCAAATCCGCTCTTCTGTACAACGCTGAGACGTTATGACGAGGGCTTTAAGCCCATAAAGTGATTGATCCCATGCTTCCAAGAAAAGCCTCTAAGCTTCAGGTAACAAGAGACCGTACCGAAAACCGACTCAGGTGGGTAGGCAGAAAATGCTAAGGCGATTGAGATAACTCTGGTTAAGGAACTCGGCAAAATGACACCGTAACTTCGGGAGAAGGTGTGCCCCCATTAGGTGTAGCGATTCGCACGCGAAGCCGAAGGGGGTCGCAGAGAAATGGCGGTAGCGACTGTTTACTAAAAACACAGCACTCTGCAAACTCGTAAGAGGAAGTATAGGGTGTGACGCCTGCCCGGTGCCGGAAGGTTAAGGGGATTTGTTAGCGCAAGCGAAGCTTTGAACCGAAGCCCCGGTAAACGGCGGCCGTAACTATAACGGTCCTAAGGTAGCGAAATTCCTTGTCGGGTAAGTTCCGACCTGCACGAATGGCGTAACGACTTCCGCACTGTCTCAACCAGAGACTCAGCGAAATTGAATTATCGGTGAAGATGCCGATTACCCGCGGCAAGACGGAAAGACCCCGTGAACCTTTACTACAGCTTGGCAGTGACGTTCGGGACAGCATGTGTAGGATAGGTGGGAGACTTTGAAGCTGGCACGCTAGTGTCGGTGGAGTCGTCCTTGAAATACCACCCTTGTTCTTCTGGACGTCTAACCTCGGCCCATTATCTGGGTCAGGGACACTGCCTGGTGGGTAGTTTGACTGGGGCGGTCGCCTCCCAAAGAGTAACGGAGGCGCGCGAAGGTTCCCTCAGGCTGATTGGAAACCAGCCGTAGAGTGCAAAGGCATAAGGGAGCTTGACTGCAAGACATACACGTCGAGCAGGTGCGAAAGCAGGTCTTAGTGATCCGGCGGTTCTGCATGGAAGGGCCGTCGCTCAACGGATAAAAGGTACTCCGGGGATAACAGGCTTATCTCCCCCAAGAGTTCACATCGACGGGGAGGTTTGGCACCTCGATGTCGGCTCATCACATCCTGGGGCTGGAGCAGGTCCCAAGGGTTTGGCTGTTCGCCAATTAAAGTGGTACGCGAGCTGGGTTTAAAACGTCGTGAGACAGTTTGGTCCCTATCTGCCGTGGGCGTAGGAGATTTGAGAGGATCTGTCCTTAGTACGAGAGGACCGGGATGGACGAACCACTAGTGTTCCTGTTGTCACGCCAGTGGCAATGGCAGGGTAGCTACGTTCGGCAAGGATAACCGCTGAAAGCATCTAAGCGGGAAGCCCCCCTCAAGACGAGATCTCCCTGGAACTTCGGTTCCCTAAAGGTCCGTTGGAGACTACAACGTTGATAGGCCGGGTGTGTACGCACAGCAATGTGTTCAGCTTACCGGTACTAATTGACCGTGAGGCTTGACCATAAAAAGTTTTTACAGGAAGGGGGAGGATCTCCTCCCCCCGACCTTCATATCGAAACGAGAGCATCAAGCATCGTATAAGTCTTAGGCAATTGAAAACCGATTATAAGGTTTTCGGTAGCTATAGCGCAGGGGTCACACCTGTTCCCATCCCGAACACAGAAGTTAAGCCCTGTTGCGCCGATGATACTGCATGGGAGACTATGTGGGAAAGTAGGTCGCTGCCGAAATTATTTAAAAAAGGCCCGTCTCAGAAGAGACGGGCCTTTTTTTCGTACAAGTGACACGCAAAAAAAAGCGGAACCTCCCAACCGAGGTTCCGCTTTTTTTGTTTTGATACTTAACAGAAGTTAGGCTTCGGCTTTCCAGTGCCCATGCAGGTTGCAGTATTCACGGGCAACGACCTTGTCCGCATCGGTTGCAAAGGTCGCTTCGGGCTTATCGCCTGGTTTCAGTTCCTGGCGGTAGACCTTGTTACCAGCGATAATCTCGATCCACTGGATATAATGTTTTTCTTCCATGGGATGAGCGACGCTGCCCACTTTGACCGTTACGCCAGCTGCGGTCTTTTCGATGACCGGCACGTGTTTTTCAGTGGCGGCATCAACGGTATTTTCAGCCAAAAGAACCATAGGCGCACCGCAACATACCAGCTCCCCGGGCCCCGCCTGAAAAACCTCGATAATATTGCCGCATGCGTCACATTTGTAAACTTCCAATGGATTTGCCATTAAACCCTCCCTTTGAGGTTGAATTTAGTAGTTTTCGCCCAACAGTTCAAAGTGATCCCGCTTGTGGGCACAGGCAGGGCAAAGCTCAGGTGCTTCATTGCCCTCGTGAAGATAACCGCAGTTGCGGCAACGCCAGACCGTTGCATCGGCACGCTTAAAAACGCGATTGTTCTCAATGTTGGCCAGCAGGTCGAGATAGCGTTTTTCGTGCTGCTTTTCAGCGATAGCAATCGCCATGAAGATATCAGCGATGTCGTTAAAGCCTTCGGCACGTGCAGTCTCTGCGAAGCCGGGATACATCTCGGTGTATTCGTAGTTTTCTCCACCAGCCGCCTCTTTGAGATTCTCTGCAGTGGTCCCAACCACCCCGGCAGGGAATGCTGCACAAATCTCAACCTCACCACCCTCCAGCAGTTTGAACAGGCGTTTTGCGTGCTCCTTTTCCTGGTTGGCAGTTTCTTCGAATATGGCAGAAATCTGCACGAAACCATCTTTTTTAGCCTGGCTGGCAAAGTACGTGTAGCGATTGCGGGCCTGACTTTCTCCGGAGAACGCAGTTAAGATGTTCTTTTCCGTTTGGGTCCCTTTCAGTGACATTGAAAGCCTCCTTTTGAGTGATCGGCGTTAACATCGACACAGAATAAGTTTAACATGCAAATTTAATCTACTGAAATTTATTATTTGGTCAAGTTGTAAATAGGTTTTTTGACACGTAAAAAAAGACGCGCCGACAGGAGGGAAAGACCGGCGCGCCAAGAAAAGCGGGGTGGCAAAATATCTAATCCCTTTTATATATTACCCAATGGGTCATGAATTGGCAAGTGATTTTAACGCTGACAGATCTTCAGGTGGTTTGGATATTGGAAGGTAGTGACTTTAGACCTCGCTAGCCATGCTTTGAAATAGAGCAGGGACTTGAGCTGTTTTATTGACCCAATGTTTTAATAACAAAAAGGGGTTAGCGAATTAACGCTAACCCCTTCGTTTTATTGGAGCCGCCCATCGGAGTTGAACCGACGACCTACGCATTACGAGTGCGTTGCTCTACCAACTGAGCTAGGGCGGCAATTGTTTAGGTCACTCTATCTACCGCAATTTGTTTCTCTAGTCAAATACTTTTGGTGACGATTCGGTACGATAGGCCATATGTTATGAAGCCATTCCGTTTCTCAGGTACTTTATGGGACTCTTTCTAGGCTTCTAGGGCAAAAGGCGGCACACCGAAATGTGCCGCCTTTTAATCTCATACAGAGTAGTTGTTAACCGAGAATTGCCTTGAGGTCCTCCTCGGCCGTGGTAATAGGAGCGATGTTGAAGTTTTCCACCAGGAAATTAAGAACATTCGGAGTGATAAAGGCCGGCAGGCTGGGCCCAAGCTTGATGTTCTTAATGCCGAGGTGCAGCAGGGTCAGGAGGATAACCACCGCTTTTTGCTCGTACCAGGATAAGATCATGCTCAGCGGAAGATCGTTGACCCCGCAATCGAAAGCTCCGGCCAAAGCCACAGCAATTTGAATGGCACTGTAGGCGTCGTTGCACTGGCCGATGTCGAGCAGGCGCGGGATGCCGCCAATATCTCCAAAGTCGAGCTTATTGAAGCGGTACTTGCCGCAGGCCAGGGTCAGGATCACGCTATCCTGGGGCACCTTCTCGGCGAACTCGGTGTAGTAGTTGCGACCCGACTTGGCTCCGTCACAGCCGCCGATCAGGAAGAAGTGCTTGATGGCTCCCCCCTTAACCGCCTCAATGACTTTGTCGGCCACGCCGAGTACCGCGTTGTGGCCGAAGCCAACCAGGATATCCTTGCCTGATACCTCTGCCAGGTCAGGGCAGGCCAAGGCTTTGTCGATGACCGCAGAGAAGTCGAAACCGTCAATGTGGGTAACCCCGGGCCATGCCGTACAGCCCCAGGTGAACAAGCGGTCCTTGTAGGACTCGGCCGG
Protein-coding sequences here:
- a CDS encoding desulfoferrodoxin, which codes for MANPLEVYKCDACGNIIEVFQAGPGELVCCGAPMVLLAENTVDAATEKHVPVIEKTAAGVTVKVGSVAHPMEEKHYIQWIEIIAGNKVYRQELKPGDKPEATFATDADKVVAREYCNLHGHWKAEA
- the rbr gene encoding rubrerythrin, whose product is MSLKGTQTEKNILTAFSGESQARNRYTYFASQAKKDGFVQISAIFEETANQEKEHAKRLFKLLEGGEVEICAAFPAGVVGTTAENLKEAAGGENYEYTEMYPGFAETARAEGFNDIADIFMAIAIAEKQHEKRYLDLLANIENNRVFKRADATVWRCRNCGYLHEGNEAPELCPACAHKRDHFELLGENY